Proteins encoded together in one Staphylococcus aureus window:
- a CDS encoding ATP-binding protein produces MSQLLNDTLSAWLLIESLSPGEVNFTAEDILSAEHFKNGAKQAQLQSFDEYFEIWNAERFIISEEKSETGELIFKFYRHCFRYNEINLKIQDIFDDYSEIHNPNGTHCYGYTFNTDKHGKVIVDSIHIPMIMSALKEIEKNKNANIEEKFNDSVEKFVQKVKEILADEPINEFKLKKMDKAYDEYFSVLNSKKDGLFGHYVAIEYVKDSDLPQPEFNSFFISDIEKARKSPNQTLIDYIEGVEESQRIEVDENKEMFDKFLHPSRLPDGRWPSQTEFRLSLMQQLAVNQITSGNERISSVNGPPGTGKTTLLKDIFAHLVVERGKELAKLNNPKDAFVKTKIHETDDKYVYLLKESIAKYKMVVASSNNGAVENISKDLPKIEEIIRNPEKCKFPKYEQNYANLAHELKDFAEIAEDLIGESAWGLFSGVFGKSTNINQVLSHMLKQDANDIGFAKLLQNENNRMSYNELMSEWQSHQRAFLEELRHVEMLKEESIRAYDVYKNCESFSKIEQVINSEKTSIEEQVYHLDNETLRDNKEIEDLDNRINYIVKQIETLNELIKSIKESNKGFINKLKAMFNSEEDESYKDHNKEKQQLLTQQLELEKCKKNKHEDLVSKLKEKEKLIKQLTKVQLQLDELNSQLQELEAYRIESKITIPEKDFWSDNNYDERQVTNLWTSDELQYRRAMLFLRAMILHKLLLIANNTTIYYAINDFKDRRKLIDANPDKVHNAWNVMHLIFPVVSTTFASFKSMYGGIPKDFIDYLFIDEAGQAIPQAAVGALYRSKKVVAVGDPIQIEPVVTLESHLIDNIRKNYHVPEYLVSKEASVQSVADNANQYGFWKSDATDSNQKTWIGIPLWVHRRCLKPMFTIANQIAYNNKMVLPSNITKVGKTGWYDVKGNAVQKQFVKEHGEKVVGLLADDWIEAIKEGKNEPSSFVISPFSAVQQQIKRMLKQQLPTRIDIERTKINQWVDKSIGTVHTFQGKEAQKVYFVIGTDNTQDGAVNWSCEKPNLLNVAVTRAKKEFYVIGDMQRIQMKPFYETIFKERNVK; encoded by the coding sequence ATGAGTCAATTGCTAAATGATACGTTATCGGCTTGGTTGTTAATTGAATCTTTAAGTCCAGGAGAAGTAAATTTTACAGCGGAAGATATACTCTCAGCTGAACATTTTAAAAATGGTGCAAAGCAAGCACAACTTCAAAGTTTTGATGAATATTTTGAAATATGGAATGCTGAACGCTTTATTATATCAGAAGAAAAATCAGAGACTGGGGAACTTATATTTAAATTTTATAGACATTGCTTCCGCTATAATGAAATTAATTTGAAAATTCAGGATATTTTTGATGATTATTCTGAGATTCATAATCCAAATGGGACACACTGTTATGGTTACACATTTAACACAGATAAACACGGCAAAGTGATAGTTGATTCTATACATATTCCGATGATTATGAGTGCATTAAAAGAAATTGAAAAGAACAAAAATGCCAATATAGAAGAAAAATTTAATGATTCTGTTGAAAAATTTGTTCAAAAAGTAAAAGAAATTTTAGCAGATGAACCAATTAATGAATTTAAATTGAAGAAGATGGACAAAGCTTATGATGAGTACTTTTCTGTATTAAATTCAAAGAAAGATGGATTATTTGGACATTATGTAGCAATAGAATATGTGAAAGATAGTGATTTACCACAGCCGGAATTTAACAGCTTCTTCATAAGTGATATTGAGAAAGCAAGAAAATCTCCCAACCAAACTTTAATTGATTACATTGAAGGTGTAGAAGAAAGTCAGCGCATAGAAGTAGATGAAAATAAAGAAATGTTTGACAAATTTTTACATCCTTCACGTTTGCCTGATGGACGATGGCCATCACAGACTGAGTTTAGATTGTCTTTAATGCAACAACTTGCTGTAAACCAAATTACGAGTGGTAATGAAAGAATAAGTTCAGTTAATGGGCCACCAGGTACAGGTAAGACTACTTTATTAAAAGATATATTTGCTCATCTAGTAGTTGAAAGAGGTAAAGAGTTAGCTAAACTAAATAATCCTAAAGATGCATTTGTCAAAACAAAAATTCATGAAACGGATGATAAATACGTATACTTACTAAAGGAATCTATTGCCAAATATAAGATGGTAGTCGCATCTAGTAATAATGGAGCTGTTGAAAATATATCTAAAGATTTACCGAAAATTGAAGAAATTATAAGAAATCCCGAAAAATGTAAATTCCCTAAATATGAACAGAATTATGCAAATTTAGCACATGAATTAAAAGATTTTGCTGAAATAGCTGAAGATTTGATTGGTGAAAGTGCCTGGGGCTTATTTTCTGGAGTTTTTGGTAAAAGTACTAATATTAACCAAGTATTGAGTCATATGTTAAAACAAGATGCGAATGATATTGGCTTTGCTAAATTACTACAAAATGAGAATAATCGTATGAGTTATAACGAGTTAATGAGTGAATGGCAATCACATCAACGTGCATTTTTAGAAGAGTTGAGGCATGTTGAAATGTTAAAAGAAGAATCTATTAGAGCATATGATGTTTATAAAAATTGTGAGTCTTTCTCTAAGATTGAACAGGTTATTAATAGTGAAAAAACAAGTATTGAAGAACAGGTATATCATTTAGATAATGAAACGTTACGAGACAATAAAGAAATAGAAGATTTGGATAATCGAATTAATTATATTGTTAAGCAAATAGAAACTTTAAATGAGTTAATTAAATCCATCAAAGAAAGCAACAAAGGTTTTATTAACAAACTGAAAGCGATGTTTAATTCAGAAGAAGATGAAAGCTATAAAGATCATAATAAAGAGAAGCAACAATTATTAACACAACAGTTAGAGTTAGAGAAATGTAAAAAAAACAAACATGAAGACCTTGTTAGCAAACTAAAAGAAAAAGAGAAATTAATTAAACAATTAACTAAAGTACAGTTGCAATTAGACGAGTTAAATTCACAGTTACAAGAGTTAGAAGCATATCGTATTGAGTCAAAAATTACAATTCCAGAAAAAGATTTTTGGAGTGACAACAATTATGATGAGCGCCAAGTTACTAATCTGTGGACGAGTGACGAACTTCAATACAGACGTGCCATGCTCTTTTTAAGAGCAATGATATTGCATAAATTATTATTGATTGCTAATAATACAACTATTTATTATGCGATTAATGATTTTAAAGATAGAAGGAAATTAATTGATGCAAATCCAGATAAAGTACACAACGCATGGAATGTGATGCATTTAATATTTCCAGTAGTTAGTACGACGTTTGCAAGCTTTAAATCTATGTATGGGGGCATACCAAAAGATTTCATAGACTACTTATTTATTGATGAAGCAGGACAAGCAATACCTCAAGCAGCTGTGGGAGCATTATATCGTTCAAAAAAAGTTGTAGCTGTAGGTGATCCGATTCAAATAGAACCGGTTGTGACTTTAGAAAGTCATTTAATTGATAACATTCGTAAAAATTATCATGTTCCGGAATATCTAGTTTCTAAAGAAGCTTCTGTGCAGTCTGTTGCAGACAACGCCAATCAATATGGTTTTTGGAAATCTGATGCTACTGATAGTAATCAAAAAACCTGGATAGGCATACCTTTATGGGTGCACAGACGATGTTTAAAACCTATGTTCACGATAGCTAACCAAATCGCTTATAATAATAAAATGGTGTTGCCAAGTAATATTACAAAAGTAGGTAAAACAGGTTGGTATGACGTTAAAGGAAACGCAGTTCAAAAACAATTTGTGAAAGAGCATGGTGAAAAAGTAGTGGGATTATTAGCTGATGATTGGATTGAAGCAATTAAGGAAGGTAAAAATGAACCGAGCTCATTTGTAATATCGCCTTTTTCAGCAGTACAGCAACAGATTAAACGTATGTTAAAGCAACAACTACCGACTAGAATTGATATTGAACGTACAAAAATTAATCAATGGGTCGATAAATCCATTGGTACTGTTCATACTTTTCAAGGTAAAGAGGCTCAGAAGGTGTATTTTGTAATAGGTACTGATAATACCCAAGATGGTGCTGTGAACTGGTCATGCGAAAAACCAAACTTGTTAAACGTTGCAGTGACAAGAGCTAAGAAAGAGTTTTATGTAATTGGCGACATGCAAAGAATACAGATGAAACCATTTTATGAGACGATTTTTAAAGAAAGAAATGTAAAATAA